The Aneurinibacillus migulanus genome contains the following window.
GAAGAAGTCATAGACACTGATATGAAACAATGGCTTAAGGATATCAAGGAGGGGAGAGCGTGACGCTAGATGATATATTCCAGGCAGTAACAAAGAAGCTTGCAACAGCTTTCCCTTCCGCAAAAATATATGGTGAAGAGGTACAGCAGGGGTTAAAATACCCTGCTTTTTTTGTGTACTTAGTGCCGATCATCAATTCAAATGAGACAGAGCGCCGAACCTACAGCCGGGTGTCAATCAAGATTGTGTATATGCTCGAAAAGAAGAATAACAGCGCATATAGGAAAATGACAGATGACTTGAACAAGCTATTTAAACTCTATTTCCCTATAGGTGACAGGGTGCTTGA
Protein-coding sequences here:
- a CDS encoding phage tail terminator family protein → MTLDDIFQAVTKKLATAFPSAKIYGEEVQQGLKYPAFFVYLVPIINSNETERRTYSRVSIKIVYMLEKKNNSAYRKMTDDLNKLFKLYFPIGDRVLEIYDKTSQVIDDSINFSFDVSFYEIEFAEQYELMQTLQTDI